Proteins encoded within one genomic window of Streptomyces sp. NBC_01237:
- a CDS encoding ABC transporter ATP-binding protein → MSGTPADRPDRALLPTATGAECLAALRTMLRGHRPLAVGAFTVLVIGTAIGLLTAPLLGHIVDLVVEQRGSHALTLPLVLLIVVALARGAAAAIGSSLVARLGETVLAAVREQFIERALRLPLERVEAAGSGDLVSRVTSDVSMIAKSVRQALPEFTRSALTIVLTLVGLAVLDWRFLLAALLAMPVQVLSVRWYLRRAAPVYAEHRVATGALQHQLLDSVGGVRTVRAFRLGDTHAALLEGRSASARDLALRGLHIVTGFFSRLNLGEFIGLAAMLGTGFLLVDNGSVTIGTATAAALYFHSLFNPINATLFLIDDAQSAGASFARLIGVSKLPAERTAPGHGAPVDGSVKVTALHHAYAAGRPVLCDVALEVHSGERVALVGASGAGKTTLAKVIAGVHEPLSGSIALGGVDVRELGPAGVRSAVTLISQEVHVFAGPLAEDLRLARPEATDDELRAALGHVGALRWAEALPDGLATVVGEGGHRLTVTQAQHLALARLVLADPPIAILDEATADAGSAGARVLEEAALKALEGRTGLMVAHRLPQAATADRIVVLDEGRVVETGTHDELVAAGGPYAALWAAWSDSRRGPREDAPLGDTDARSVAPAG, encoded by the coding sequence ATGAGCGGCACCCCTGCGGACCGGCCGGACCGCGCACTGCTGCCGACCGCCACCGGCGCCGAGTGCCTGGCGGCGCTCCGCACGATGCTGCGCGGCCACCGGCCCCTGGCGGTGGGCGCGTTCACCGTGCTGGTCATCGGAACGGCGATCGGGCTGCTGACCGCTCCCCTGCTCGGGCACATCGTCGACCTGGTGGTGGAACAGCGGGGCTCCCACGCCCTGACGCTGCCGCTGGTCCTGCTCATCGTGGTGGCACTGGCACGCGGCGCCGCCGCGGCGATCGGCAGCTCCCTGGTGGCCCGGCTCGGCGAGACCGTACTGGCGGCCGTGCGCGAGCAGTTCATCGAGCGCGCGCTGCGGCTGCCGCTCGAACGCGTCGAGGCGGCCGGCTCCGGAGACCTGGTCTCCCGGGTCACCAGCGATGTCTCCATGATCGCGAAGTCGGTGCGCCAGGCGCTGCCGGAGTTCACCCGCTCCGCCCTCACCATCGTGCTGACCCTGGTCGGACTGGCCGTGCTCGACTGGCGGTTCCTGCTGGCGGCGCTTCTGGCCATGCCCGTTCAGGTGCTGTCCGTACGCTGGTACCTGCGCCGGGCCGCGCCCGTGTACGCCGAACACCGGGTCGCCACCGGCGCGCTCCAGCACCAGCTCCTCGACAGTGTCGGCGGCGTACGCACCGTGCGCGCCTTCCGTCTGGGCGACACGCACGCCGCGCTGCTGGAGGGCCGTTCCGCGTCCGCCCGCGATCTGGCGCTGCGTGGCCTCCACATCGTCACCGGCTTCTTCTCGCGGCTGAACCTCGGCGAGTTCATCGGTCTGGCCGCGATGCTCGGCACCGGCTTCCTGCTGGTCGACAACGGCTCGGTGACCATCGGTACGGCCACCGCCGCCGCGCTCTACTTCCACAGCCTCTTCAACCCGATCAACGCCACGCTGTTCCTCATCGACGACGCCCAGTCCGCGGGCGCGAGCTTCGCCCGCCTGATCGGGGTGTCGAAGCTGCCGGCCGAGCGCACCGCACCGGGGCACGGCGCTCCGGTGGACGGCTCGGTCAAGGTGACCGCCCTCCACCACGCGTACGCCGCCGGGCGTCCCGTGCTGTGCGATGTCGCCCTGGAGGTGCACAGCGGGGAACGGGTGGCGCTGGTGGGGGCGAGCGGCGCCGGGAAGACCACGCTGGCCAAGGTCATCGCCGGTGTCCACGAGCCGCTGAGCGGGTCGATCGCCCTGGGCGGGGTCGATGTCCGTGAGCTGGGCCCGGCGGGTGTACGGAGCGCGGTGACGCTGATCAGCCAGGAAGTGCATGTGTTCGCCGGTCCGCTGGCGGAGGATCTGCGGCTCGCCCGCCCCGAGGCCACGGACGACGAACTGCGCGCTGCCCTGGGCCACGTCGGTGCCCTGCGGTGGGCCGAGGCCCTGCCCGACGGTCTGGCCACCGTCGTGGGCGAGGGAGGGCACCGGCTGACGGTGACCCAGGCCCAGCATCTCGCCCTGGCCCGCCTGGTTCTCGCCGATCCGCCGATCGCCATTCTCGACGAGGCGACCGCCGACGCCGGAAGCGCGGGAGCCCGGGTGCTGGAGGAGGCCGCCCTCAAGGCTCTGGAGGGGCGTACGGGCCTGATGGTCGCCCACCGGCTCCCCCAGGCCGCGACCGCCGACCGCATCGTCGTCCTCGACGAGGGGCGGGTCGTGGAGACCGGCACGCACGACGAACTCGTCGCCGCGGGCGGCCCGTACGCCGCGCTCTGGGCCGCGTGGTCCGACAGCCGCCGGGGCCCGCGGGAGGACGCGCCGCTCGGGGACACCGACGCGCGCTCCGTCGCACCGGCCGGCTGA
- a CDS encoding MbtH family protein: MTTNPFEDPQGTFLVLVNDENQHSLWPSFAEVPAGWRTVLGPDTREACLAHVESHWTDMRPASLVAQQG, from the coding sequence ATGACGACCAACCCGTTCGAGGACCCGCAGGGCACCTTCCTGGTCCTGGTCAACGATGAGAACCAGCACTCCCTGTGGCCGTCCTTCGCCGAGGTGCCGGCCGGGTGGCGGACCGTCCTCGGCCCGGACACCCGCGAGGCGTGCCTCGCCCATGTGGAGTCCCACTGGACCGACATGCGTCCCGCGAGCCTGGTGGCCCAGCAGGGCTGA